The Arctopsyche grandis isolate Sample6627 chromosome 7, ASM5162203v2, whole genome shotgun sequence genome includes a window with the following:
- the LOC143914308 gene encoding larval cuticle protein A2B-like, with amino-acid sequence MNSFTVGFLVVCAAALVHGGLVAPLGGYVAAPLTAARLVAPAPLAAAVVGEFDDAYPQYQFAYSVEDSLTGDSKAQEEAREGDVVRGSYSLIEPDGVRRTVNYYADPINGFNAVVSRDAPFLAAPAPVVPAKILAV; translated from the exons ATGAACTCCTTCACT GTTGGATTTTTGGTGGTGTGCGCCGCCGCTTTGGTCCATGGAGGTCTTGTGGCTCCTCTTGGAGGATACGTCGCCGCTCCCTTGACTGCTGCTCGACTTGTCGCTCCTGCACCTTTGGCTGCTGCTGTAGTGGGAGAATTCGACGATGCCTATCCTCAATATCAATTCGCCTACAGTGTTGAAGACAGTTTGACCGGTGACTCCAAAGCCCAAGAAGAAGCTCGCGAAGGAGACGTCGTTCGTGGATCTTACAGTTTGATCGAACCCGATGGTGTCAGAAGGACCGTCAACTACTATGCTGATCCAATCAATGGTTTCAACGCGGTAGTATCTAGGGACGCTCCCTTCCTAGCTGCTCCAGCTCCAGTGGTTCCCGCTAAAATTCTCGCCgtctaa
- the LOC143914702 gene encoding uncharacterized protein LOC143914702, whose amino-acid sequence MISQVTFLVVLVAASQAAPGIYDSYHAPVSYSVAAPIAKIAAPIYAPQVVHAAPVLQKTISYQAPQLVHAAPQYVQAAPQVVHAAPQYVQATPQVVHAAPQYVQAAPQVVHAAPQYVQAAPQYIHSAPVIQKQLIAKIAEPEPIDPNPKYSFAYGVTDPHTGDSKNAEEHLEDGVVHGSYSLVEPDGHVRKVTYTADHVNGFNAVVERTGEAKVVAAAPVAKVYAAAPVAKILAPTAFGGHSW is encoded by the exons ATGATCTCCCAG GTTACTTTTTTGGTTGTTTTGGTCGCGGCGTCCCAAGCCGCTCCAGGTATCTACGACTCTTACCATGCTCCGGTAAGCTACAGCGTAGCAGCACCCATTGCCAAAATTGCTGCGCCTATATACGCTCCTCAGGTCGTGCATGCAGCTCCAGTTCTTCAGAAGACCATCTCGTATCAAGCTCCTCAATTGGTCCACGCCGCTCCTCAATACGTCCAAGCCGCTCCTCAAGTTGTCCACGCAGCTCCCCAATACGTCCAAGCCACTCCTCAAGTTGTCCACGCAGCTCCCCAATACGTCCAGGCCGCTCCTCAAGTTGTCCACGCCGCTCCCCAATACGTCCAAGCTGCTCCACAATACATCCACTCAGCTCCCGTCATCCAGAAGCAGTTGATTGCCAAAATAGCCGAACCCGAGCCGATCGATCCTAATCCTAAATACAGCTTCGCTTACGGCGTGACGGATCCTCATACTGGAGATTCCAAAAATGCAGAAGAGCACTTGGAAGATGGAGTAGTCCATGGTAGCTACAGTCTCGTAGAACCCGACGGTCACGTACGCAAAGTCACCTACACTGCTGATCACGTCAATGGATTCAACGCTGTCGTAGAGAGGACAGGTGAAGCTAAAGTCGTAGCTGCTGCTCCCGTTGCCAAAGTATACGCTGCTGCTCCAGTTGCCAAAATCCTCGCTCCAACAGCCTTCGGTGGTCATTCTTGGTGA